A region from the Saccharomonospora azurea NA-128 genome encodes:
- the sufD gene encoding Fe-S cluster assembly protein SufD translates to MTVAENNAGATAAAAEAVVPALSRGERFTSYDVAAFEVPSGREENWRFTPLKRLRGLHDGSAATGEVKVDADVAAEVKVETVARDDARLGEAGVPSDRIAAQAYSSFESATVVTVPRETKASKPSVVRITGPGEGLTAYGHVQVRAEQFAEAAIVLDHVGSGTYADNVEFVLGDGAQLTVVSVQDWADDAVHVSEQHLRLGRDAKLKHIVVTLGGDAVRVSPTATFAEPGGDVEMLGLYFADAGQHQEHRLFVDHAVPHCSSDVLYKGALQGKDAHAVWIGDVLIRAAAEGTETFELNRNLVLTEGARADSVPNLEIETGEIAKAGHASTTGRFDDEQLFYLQSRGIPEEEARRLVVRGFFHEVLMKIDLPEVRERLEAAIEDELRAIGI, encoded by the coding sequence ATGACAGTGGCCGAGAACAACGCCGGTGCCACGGCCGCGGCGGCGGAAGCCGTGGTGCCGGCTTTGTCCCGCGGAGAGCGGTTCACCTCGTACGACGTCGCGGCGTTCGAGGTCCCGAGCGGGCGCGAGGAGAACTGGCGATTCACACCGCTGAAGCGGCTGCGGGGCCTGCACGACGGCTCCGCCGCCACCGGCGAGGTGAAGGTGGACGCCGACGTCGCCGCCGAGGTCAAGGTCGAGACGGTCGCGCGCGACGACGCGCGGCTGGGTGAAGCGGGTGTGCCGAGCGACCGGATCGCGGCGCAGGCGTACTCGTCGTTCGAGTCCGCGACCGTCGTGACGGTGCCTCGGGAGACCAAGGCGAGCAAGCCCAGCGTCGTCCGCATCACGGGCCCCGGCGAGGGCCTCACCGCCTACGGGCACGTGCAGGTGCGCGCCGAGCAGTTCGCCGAGGCCGCGATCGTGCTCGACCACGTGGGTTCGGGTACCTACGCCGACAACGTCGAGTTCGTCCTCGGCGACGGTGCTCAACTCACCGTGGTCAGTGTGCAGGACTGGGCCGACGACGCCGTGCACGTCTCCGAGCAGCACTTGCGTCTCGGCCGGGATGCCAAGCTCAAGCACATCGTGGTGACGCTCGGCGGCGACGCGGTGCGGGTCAGCCCCACCGCGACGTTCGCGGAGCCGGGCGGTGACGTCGAGATGCTGGGCCTGTACTTCGCCGACGCGGGCCAGCACCAGGAGCACCGCCTGTTCGTCGACCACGCCGTCCCGCACTGCAGCTCCGACGTGCTCTACAAGGGCGCGTTGCAGGGCAAGGACGCGCACGCGGTCTGGATCGGTGACGTGCTCATCCGCGCTGCCGCGGAGGGCACCGAGACGTTCGAGCTCAACCGCAACCTGGTGCTGACCGAGGGGGCCCGGGCCGACTCGGTGCCGAACCTCGAGATCGAGACCGGCGAGATCGCCAAGGCCGGACACGCCAGCACCACCGGAAGGTTCGACGACGAGCAGTTGTTCTACCTGCAGTCGCGGGGCATCCCGGAGGAAGAGGCGCGCCGGCTGGTGGTGCGCGGGTTCTTCCACGAGGTCCTGATGAAGATCGACCTGCCGGAGGTCCGGGAGCGGCTGGAGGCCGCGATCGAGGACGAGCTCCGCGCGATCGGAATCTGA
- the sufB gene encoding Fe-S cluster assembly protein SufB: MTAAAEQRNPTTEPLSQEETIESLGNYQFGWADPDTAGASARRGLNEDVVKDISAKKSEPEWMRETRLKALKLFERKPMPNWGADLSGIDFDNIKYFVRSTEKQATSWDELPEDIKNTYDKLGIPEAEKQRLIAGVAAQYESEVVYHQIREDLEKQGVIFLDTDTGLKEHPELFKEYFGSVIPAGDNKFSALNTAVWSGGSFIYVPPGVHVDIPLQAYFRINTENMGQFERTLIIVDEGAYVHYVEGCTAPIYQSDSLHSAVVEIIVKKGGRCRYTTIQNWSNNVYNLVTKRTKCEEGATMEWIDGNIGSKVTMKYPSVFLMGEHAKGEVLSVAFAGEGQHQDAGAKMEHLAPNTSSTIVSKSVARGGGRTSYRGLVRVAKRAHNSKSNVECDALLVDTISRSDTYPYVDIRNDNVSMGHEATVSKVSEDQLFYLMSRGLSEEEAMAMVVRGFVEPIARELPMEYALELNRLIELQMEGSVG, from the coding sequence ATGACTGCCGCTGCCGAGCAGCGCAATCCCACCACCGAACCGCTGAGCCAGGAAGAGACCATCGAGTCCCTGGGCAACTATCAGTTCGGTTGGGCCGACCCGGACACGGCGGGCGCGAGCGCTCGCCGGGGACTGAACGAAGACGTCGTCAAGGACATCTCCGCGAAGAAGTCCGAGCCGGAGTGGATGCGCGAGACGCGCCTGAAGGCGCTCAAACTGTTCGAGCGCAAGCCGATGCCGAACTGGGGCGCCGACCTGTCGGGGATCGACTTCGACAACATCAAGTACTTCGTGCGCTCCACGGAGAAGCAGGCCACGAGCTGGGACGAGCTGCCGGAAGACATCAAGAACACCTACGACAAGCTCGGCATCCCCGAGGCGGAGAAGCAGCGCCTCATCGCCGGTGTCGCCGCTCAGTACGAGTCCGAGGTCGTCTATCACCAGATCCGTGAGGACCTGGAGAAGCAGGGTGTCATCTTCCTCGACACCGACACCGGTCTCAAGGAGCACCCGGAGCTGTTCAAGGAGTACTTCGGCTCCGTGATCCCCGCGGGTGACAACAAGTTCTCCGCGCTGAACACGGCCGTCTGGTCCGGTGGCTCGTTCATCTACGTCCCGCCGGGTGTGCACGTCGACATCCCGCTGCAGGCCTACTTCCGGATCAACACCGAGAACATGGGCCAGTTCGAGCGGACGCTGATCATCGTCGACGAGGGCGCGTACGTGCACTACGTCGAGGGCTGCACGGCTCCGATCTACCAGTCGGACTCGCTGCACTCGGCCGTGGTGGAGATCATCGTGAAGAAGGGCGGCCGGTGCCGCTACACGACGATCCAGAACTGGTCGAACAACGTCTACAACCTCGTCACCAAGCGCACCAAGTGCGAAGAGGGCGCGACGATGGAGTGGATCGACGGCAACATCGGCTCCAAGGTGACGATGAAGTACCCGTCGGTCTTCCTCATGGGTGAGCACGCCAAGGGCGAGGTCCTGTCGGTCGCGTTCGCGGGCGAGGGCCAGCACCAGGACGCGGGCGCCAAGATGGAGCACCTCGCGCCGAACACCTCCTCGACGATCGTGTCGAAGTCGGTGGCGCGCGGCGGCGGCCGGACCTCCTACCGAGGCCTGGTGAGGGTCGCGAAGCGGGCCCACAACTCGAAGTCGAACGTCGAGTGTGACGCCCTGCTCGTGGACACCATCTCGCGGTCGGACACGTATCCGTACGTCGACATCCGCAACGACAACGTGTCGATGGGCCACGAGGCCACGGTGTCCAAGGTCAGCGAGGACCAGCTGTTCTACCTGATGTCGCGTGGTCTCAGCGAGGAAGAGGCCATGGCCATGGTGGTGCGCGGGTTCGTCGAGCCGATCGCGCGCGAGCTGCCGATGGAGTACGCCCTGGAGCTCAACCGCCTGATCGAACTGCAGATGGAAGGAAGCGTCGGCTGA
- the sufC gene encoding Fe-S cluster assembly ATPase SufC, translating into MATLEIKDLRADVVTEEGNKEILTGVNLTIRSGEIHAIMGPNGSGKSTLSYAIAGHPKYEVTSGEVLLDGENILELGVDERARAGLFLAMQYPVEVPGVSMSNFLRSAATAVRGEAPKLRHWVKEVKEEMGKLDIAPEFAERSVNEGFSGGEKKRHEILQLALLKPKIAVLDETDSGLDVDALRVVSDAVNEYKANNEVGVMLITHYTRILKHIHPDFVHVFAGGKIVESGGKALADELEENGYVKYTGDKAAV; encoded by the coding sequence ATGGCAACACTCGAAATCAAGGACCTGCGGGCTGACGTCGTCACCGAGGAGGGCAACAAGGAGATCCTCACGGGCGTCAACCTCACGATCCGGTCGGGCGAGATCCACGCGATCATGGGCCCGAACGGTTCCGGCAAGTCGACCCTGTCGTACGCCATCGCCGGTCACCCCAAGTACGAGGTGACCTCCGGTGAGGTGCTGCTCGACGGCGAGAACATCCTCGAACTCGGCGTGGACGAGCGCGCTCGTGCCGGGCTGTTCCTGGCGATGCAGTACCCGGTCGAGGTGCCCGGCGTGTCGATGTCGAACTTCCTGCGGTCGGCGGCCACGGCCGTGCGCGGCGAAGCGCCGAAGCTGCGGCACTGGGTCAAGGAAGTCAAGGAAGAGATGGGCAAGCTCGACATCGCGCCCGAGTTCGCCGAGCGCAGTGTCAACGAGGGCTTCTCGGGCGGTGAGAAGAAGCGCCACGAGATCCTCCAGCTCGCCCTGCTCAAGCCGAAGATCGCCGTGCTCGACGAGACCGACTCGGGCCTGGACGTCGACGCGCTGCGCGTCGTGTCGGACGCCGTGAACGAGTACAAGGCGAACAACGAGGTCGGCGTCATGCTGATCACGCACTACACGCGCATCCTCAAGCACATCCACCCCGACTTCGTGCACGTGTTCGCGGGCGGGAAGATCGTGGAGTCCGGCGGCAAGGCGCTGGCGGACGAGCTGGAGGAGAACGGGTACGTCAAGTACACCGGTGACAAGGCCGCTGTCTGA
- a CDS encoding COX15/CtaA family protein — MQLSSLVGRLPYPSHRLQRALAIAAIVTQAGIGLTGSIVRVTGSGLGCPTWPQCFPGSMVPVEHPEYATLNQWIEYGNRLLTIVVVIVAALCVLAAWRVYLDHPSRKRLVRLAWIMPLGVVAQAVIGGITVLADLLWWTVALHFLPSAALVWMAVVLLRAFNEGDEPPTPRVPRASRPVLGGLVVSLAGLIVAGTVVTGAGPHGGDPDVERLDAPIETLTLVHAVFLYVFLALLIVLGFQWYRARVEKQLWTPYALVWAIAVAQGVLGVVQYRLGIPEPLVSLHVLGSMLVIAATAALWCVTRDRGPVVSAAPATPRNTVGAA; from the coding sequence GTGCAGTTGTCTTCGCTCGTCGGCCGCCTGCCGTACCCGTCGCACCGGCTCCAACGAGCCCTCGCCATCGCCGCCATCGTCACCCAGGCCGGCATCGGACTGACAGGCTCGATCGTGCGGGTCACCGGCTCCGGACTCGGCTGCCCCACGTGGCCGCAGTGCTTCCCCGGCAGCATGGTCCCGGTCGAACACCCCGAGTACGCGACGCTGAACCAATGGATCGAGTACGGCAACCGCCTGCTCACCATCGTGGTCGTGATCGTCGCGGCGCTGTGCGTCCTCGCGGCGTGGCGGGTCTACCTCGACCACCCGAGCCGCAAGCGGCTCGTCCGGCTGGCGTGGATCATGCCCCTGGGCGTCGTCGCGCAGGCGGTGATCGGTGGCATCACCGTGCTCGCCGACCTGCTCTGGTGGACCGTCGCACTGCACTTCCTGCCGTCGGCCGCCCTGGTGTGGATGGCGGTCGTCCTCCTGCGCGCGTTCAACGAGGGTGACGAGCCTCCGACGCCGCGTGTCCCGCGCGCCAGCCGTCCCGTCCTCGGCGGCCTCGTGGTGTCCCTGGCGGGGCTCATCGTCGCGGGCACCGTGGTCACCGGCGCAGGCCCGCACGGCGGCGATCCGGACGTCGAGCGCCTGGACGCCCCGATCGAGACGCTGACGCTCGTCCACGCCGTGTTCCTGTACGTGTTCCTCGCCCTGCTGATCGTCCTGGGCTTCCAGTGGTACCGGGCCCGGGTCGAGAAGCAACTCTGGACGCCGTACGCCCTCGTGTGGGCCATCGCCGTCGCCCAGGGCGTGCTCGGCGTCGTCCAGTACCGACTCGGCATCCCCGAGCCCCTCGTGTCGCTGCACGTCCTCGGCTCGATGCTGGTGATCGCCGCGACCGCCGCCCTGTGGTGCGTCACCCGGGATCGTGGCCCGGTCGTGAGTGCCGCTCCGGCGACCCCGCGCAACACCGTCGGCGCCGCCTGA
- a CDS encoding helix-turn-helix transcriptional regulator, with protein MKKQGELDQQDGGVQPSPVSEHPAHGAVEGRTRNEVARLLLEQGPLSAAAVAEQLGISATAVRRHLDALVADDEAQARQAPRRGRRGRGRPAKLFLLTEQGRARFGHAYDDLAVSAIRFLAEHAGEQAVKAFAERRVSALVGPYREAVTRHADAESRAEALAGALTREGYAASTRKVATPGSAAATHGAQLCQHHCPVAHVAAEFPQLCEAETEAFAELLGTHVQRLATIARGDAACTTHVPADPVGSEGRRRHPPPSAEEAEHQDIDSATPNGGTTA; from the coding sequence GTGAAAAAGCAGGGCGAGCTCGACCAGCAGGACGGCGGCGTGCAGCCGTCTCCTGTGTCCGAGCACCCTGCGCACGGCGCGGTCGAAGGCCGGACCCGCAACGAGGTCGCGAGGCTCCTGCTGGAGCAGGGGCCGTTGTCGGCCGCGGCCGTCGCCGAGCAGTTGGGCATCAGTGCCACCGCGGTGCGCAGACATCTCGACGCGCTGGTGGCCGACGACGAGGCGCAGGCGCGTCAGGCTCCCCGTCGGGGCCGTCGTGGTCGAGGCAGGCCCGCGAAGCTGTTCCTGCTCACCGAGCAGGGTAGGGCCCGGTTCGGTCACGCGTACGACGACCTCGCCGTCTCGGCGATCCGGTTTCTGGCCGAGCACGCCGGGGAACAGGCCGTCAAGGCGTTCGCGGAACGCCGGGTGTCGGCCCTCGTGGGCCCGTACCGCGAGGCCGTGACCCGGCACGCCGACGCCGAGTCGAGGGCCGAGGCCCTTGCCGGTGCCCTCACCAGGGAGGGTTACGCTGCGTCGACCCGCAAGGTGGCCACACCGGGTTCGGCCGCAGCCACGCACGGTGCGCAGCTGTGCCAGCACCACTGCCCGGTCGCGCACGTCGCAGCTGAGTTCCCGCAGCTGTGCGAGGCGGAGACCGAGGCGTTCGCCGAGCTGCTCGGTACGCATGTGCAGCGGCTCGCGACGATCGCACGCGGTGACGCCGCGTGCACCACACACGTACCCGCCGATCCGGTGGGTAGTGAAGGGAGACGTCGACATCCGCCCCCCTCGGCCGAGGAGGCCGAGCACCAGGACATCGACAGTGCAACTCCGAACGGAGGGACTACCGCATGA
- a CDS encoding acyl-CoA desaturase, with the protein MSSSTVQARDERQPGPKPLVGAERTTAQMIVLKAFLLIPFVALVVAIPFAWGWGITWLDLILAAVFYTVGTLGVTVGYHRYFTHGAFKTNRALRIALAITGSMAVQGSVIFWVASHRRHHAFADKEGDPHSPWLFGTSPMALLRGFWHAHMGWMFRREVTNYERFAPDLLSDKDLQVVNKYFWLWIVASLGLPALLGGLITWSWWGAVTAFFWAGLVRIAFSHHVTWSVNSICHMVGERPFASRDKAANFWPLAILSMGESWHNSHHADPTCARHGVLRGQVDISARLIWMFEKLGWAHNVRWPKPERLAAKRVA; encoded by the coding sequence ATGAGCAGCAGCACCGTACAAGCGCGCGACGAACGCCAACCCGGCCCGAAGCCCCTCGTCGGGGCAGAGCGCACCACCGCACAGATGATCGTGCTGAAGGCGTTCCTCCTGATCCCGTTCGTGGCCCTCGTCGTCGCGATTCCCTTCGCCTGGGGGTGGGGGATCACCTGGCTCGACCTCATCCTCGCCGCGGTCTTCTACACGGTCGGCACCCTGGGCGTGACGGTCGGGTACCACCGGTACTTCACGCACGGCGCCTTCAAGACCAACCGCGCACTGCGGATCGCACTCGCGATCACCGGCAGCATGGCCGTGCAGGGCTCGGTCATCTTCTGGGTGGCGAGCCACCGCAGGCACCACGCGTTCGCCGACAAGGAGGGCGACCCCCACTCGCCGTGGCTGTTCGGCACCTCGCCGATGGCCCTGCTCCGCGGCTTCTGGCACGCGCACATGGGCTGGATGTTCCGGCGTGAGGTGACGAACTACGAGCGGTTCGCGCCCGACCTGTTGTCGGACAAGGACCTTCAGGTCGTGAACAAGTACTTCTGGCTGTGGATCGTGGCGAGCCTGGGTCTGCCCGCTCTGCTGGGCGGGCTCATCACGTGGTCGTGGTGGGGCGCGGTCACCGCGTTCTTCTGGGCCGGTCTGGTGCGCATCGCGTTCTCGCACCACGTGACGTGGTCGGTGAACTCGATCTGCCACATGGTGGGCGAGCGGCCGTTCGCCAGCCGGGACAAGGCGGCCAACTTCTGGCCGCTGGCGATCCTGTCGATGGGCGAGTCGTGGCACAACAGCCACCACGCGGATCCGACGTGCGCCCGGCACGGCGTGCTGCGCGGGCAGGTCGACATCTCCGCGCGGTTGATCTGGATGTTCGAGAAGCTCGGCTGGGCCCACAACGTGCGCTGGCCGAAGCCGGAGCGGCTCGCGGCCAAGCGCGTCGCGTAG
- a CDS encoding ABC transporter permease gives MSTTRATGRPRFEPGTFTPAPGRGRIPTMLFTHARTEIGLTLRHGEQILLTLLIPLALLVGMSVLDVVPVPDDVTQRVDWVAPRILALAVMSSAFTGQAIALGFDRRYGVLKRLAATALPRWLLVLGKLVAALVVVAVQVVVLGGTALALGWSPTGSGLAGALLLLVTGTVAFGALGVLLGGALRAEAVLALANIVWFVLLLAGGIVIGPDNLPGPLAAVVPYLPSGALADGLQSAFADGVLAWPPVAVLAAWAVAATALATRTTKLT, from the coding sequence GTGAGCACCACGCGAGCCACAGGCCGACCGCGCTTCGAACCCGGCACCTTCACCCCGGCGCCGGGCCGCGGCCGCATTCCCACGATGCTGTTCACGCACGCCCGCACGGAGATCGGCCTCACCCTGCGCCACGGCGAGCAGATCCTGCTCACACTGCTGATCCCGCTGGCGCTGCTCGTGGGCATGAGTGTCCTGGACGTCGTGCCCGTCCCCGACGACGTCACCCAGCGGGTCGACTGGGTGGCACCGCGCATCCTCGCGCTCGCCGTGATGTCCTCGGCGTTCACCGGGCAGGCCATCGCGCTGGGCTTCGACCGCCGCTACGGGGTGCTGAAGCGCCTCGCCGCGACCGCGCTGCCGCGCTGGCTGCTCGTGCTGGGCAAGCTCGTCGCGGCGTTGGTCGTCGTGGCCGTGCAGGTCGTGGTGCTCGGTGGCACCGCGCTGGCGCTCGGCTGGTCGCCCACCGGTTCCGGACTCGCGGGCGCCCTGCTGCTGCTCGTGACCGGAACGGTCGCGTTCGGCGCGCTCGGTGTGCTCCTCGGTGGCGCGTTGCGGGCCGAGGCCGTCCTCGCGCTGGCCAACATCGTGTGGTTCGTGCTGCTGCTCGCGGGCGGCATCGTGATCGGCCCCGACAATCTGCCCGGGCCGCTGGCCGCCGTGGTGCCCTACCTGCCGTCGGGCGCCCTGGCCGACGGACTGCAGTCGGCCTTCGCCGACGGCGTCCTCGCCTGGCCTCCCGTGGCGGTCCTCGCCGCGTGGGCCGTCGCGGCCACCGCCCTCGCGACCCGCACGACGAAGCTCACCTGA
- a CDS encoding ABC transporter ATP-binding protein produces the protein MNETAVDITGLVKRFGPVTAVSGLDLTMPRATVLALLGPNGAGKTTTVEICEGFLRPDEGTVRVLGLDPARDGAALRPRIGVMPQGGGAYPGVRAADMVRLVASCAASPLDPDWLLDVLGLGTVLRTPFKRLSGGQQQRLSLACALVGRPELVFLDEPTAGMDPQARRLVWDLLAALRDDGVSVLLTTHFMEEAETLADTVVIVDGGRVIASGSPTTLTSEHADDAQLRFKARPDLDTDLLAAALPEGYLVKESSPGSYRVCGPVDPQVISTVTSWCAQQGVLAEELHVGKRDLEEVFLELTGRELRA, from the coding sequence GTGAACGAAACGGCCGTCGACATCACTGGACTGGTGAAGCGGTTCGGTCCCGTCACGGCCGTGTCCGGCCTTGACCTGACGATGCCCCGAGCCACCGTCCTCGCCCTGCTCGGCCCCAACGGAGCGGGGAAGACGACCACGGTCGAGATCTGCGAGGGCTTCCTGCGTCCCGACGAGGGCACCGTCCGGGTACTGGGACTGGATCCCGCGCGCGACGGTGCGGCCCTGCGCCCCCGTATCGGCGTCATGCCCCAGGGCGGCGGTGCCTATCCGGGAGTGCGCGCCGCGGACATGGTGCGCCTGGTGGCCTCGTGCGCGGCTAGTCCGTTGGACCCCGACTGGCTCCTCGACGTGCTCGGGCTCGGCACGGTGCTGCGCACTCCGTTCAAACGCCTCTCCGGCGGTCAGCAGCAGCGCCTCTCGCTGGCGTGCGCGCTCGTGGGACGCCCCGAGCTGGTCTTCCTGGACGAGCCCACCGCCGGCATGGACCCGCAGGCCCGCCGCCTGGTGTGGGATCTGCTCGCCGCCCTGCGCGACGACGGCGTGAGCGTGTTGCTCACCACCCACTTCATGGAGGAGGCCGAGACGTTGGCCGACACCGTCGTGATCGTCGACGGCGGGCGGGTCATCGCCTCCGGCTCCCCCACCACCCTCACCTCCGAGCACGCCGACGACGCACAACTGCGCTTCAAAGCCCGCCCCGACCTCGACACCGACCTGCTCGCCGCGGCGCTGCCCGAGGGCTACCTCGTCAAGGAATCCTCCCCGGGGTCGTACCGCGTGTGCGGCCCCGTCGACCCCCAGGTGATCTCCACCGTCACGTCGTGGTGCGCCCAGCAGGGCGTACTCGCCGAGGAACTGCACGTCGGCAAGCGTGACCTGGAGGAAGTCTTCCTCGAACTCACCGGACGGGAGCTACGGGCGTGA
- a CDS encoding cysteine desulfurase, which yields MTSTDSRPLEITAVRADFPILSRTVRDGKPLVYLDSGATSQRPTPVLDAERRFVETSNAAVHRGAHQLSEEATDAYEQAREKIAAFVGVTSGEVVFTKNATEGINLVAYAMSNAATAGPEAERFTIKPGDEIVVTEMEHHANLVPWQQLCRRTGATLRWFGVTPDGRLDLSQLDELINERTKVVAFAHQSNVLGTVNPVEPLVRKAHEVGALVVLDACQSVPHFAVDFTELGVDFAVFSGHKMLGPSGIGVLYGRRELLEAMPPFLTGGSMIELVRMEESTFAPPPQRFEAGVPMTSQAVGLGAAVDYLNAVGMDRIAAHEHLLAERALEKLSALPGVRIVGPPDTVDRGATVAFVVDDVHPHDVGQVLDSLGIAVRVGHHCAWPLHRSCGVPATVRASFYLYNEESEVDALVDGVREAQRFFGVGGAA from the coding sequence ATGACCAGTACGGACTCGCGACCACTGGAGATCACGGCGGTGCGCGCCGACTTCCCGATCCTGTCCCGCACCGTTCGCGACGGCAAACCGCTGGTGTACCTGGACTCCGGCGCGACTTCGCAGCGGCCGACCCCGGTGCTCGACGCGGAACGGCGTTTCGTGGAAACGTCCAACGCGGCGGTGCACCGGGGTGCGCACCAGCTGTCGGAGGAGGCGACGGACGCCTACGAGCAGGCGCGGGAGAAGATCGCCGCGTTCGTCGGCGTCACCTCGGGCGAGGTGGTGTTCACGAAGAACGCCACCGAGGGCATCAACCTCGTCGCCTACGCCATGAGCAACGCGGCGACGGCGGGACCCGAGGCGGAGCGCTTCACCATCAAGCCCGGTGACGAGATCGTCGTCACCGAGATGGAGCACCACGCCAACCTGGTGCCCTGGCAGCAGCTCTGCCGGCGCACGGGTGCCACGCTGCGCTGGTTCGGGGTCACGCCCGACGGCAGGCTCGACCTGTCGCAGCTCGACGAGCTGATCAACGAGCGCACCAAGGTCGTGGCGTTCGCACACCAGTCGAACGTGCTGGGCACGGTCAACCCGGTCGAGCCGCTGGTGCGCAAGGCCCACGAGGTGGGTGCGCTGGTGGTGCTGGACGCGTGCCAGTCGGTGCCGCACTTCGCCGTCGACTTCACCGAGCTGGGTGTGGACTTCGCCGTGTTCTCGGGGCACAAGATGCTCGGCCCGTCCGGCATCGGTGTGCTCTACGGACGCCGCGAACTGCTGGAGGCCATGCCTCCGTTCCTGACCGGTGGATCGATGATCGAGCTGGTGCGGATGGAGGAGTCGACCTTCGCTCCGCCGCCGCAGCGGTTCGAGGCCGGCGTGCCGATGACCTCCCAGGCCGTCGGTCTCGGGGCGGCCGTGGACTACCTGAACGCCGTCGGCATGGACCGCATCGCCGCGCACGAGCACCTGCTCGCGGAACGCGCGCTGGAGAAGCTGTCGGCTCTGCCCGGCGTGCGCATCGTCGGGCCGCCGGACACCGTCGACCGGGGTGCCACCGTGGCGTTCGTGGTCGACGACGTGCACCCGCACGACGTGGGGCAGGTACTGGACAGTCTCGGCATCGCCGTGCGGGTGGGTCACCACTGCGCGTGGCCGCTGCACCGTTCGTGCGGCGTCCCGGCCACGGTGCGGGCCTCGTTCTACCTCTACAACGAGGAGTCCGAGGTCGACGCGCTGGTCGACGGTGTGCGGGAGGCGCAGCGGTTCTTCGGTGTGGGAGGAGCCGCCTGA
- the mptB gene encoding polyprenol phosphomannose-dependent alpha 1,6 mannosyltransferase MptB produces the protein MTRSPVDPGLTDPLDADETRALSVTRRFGIIGALLLAFGSLGSGAAPILNPVLEIPVLRLFTRIPTVSVAIAFTGMGMMVIAWLWLGRFARPGRDRVASQGQVSRTLVTWTLPLLAIPPLFSRDVYSYLAQSEIVRRGFDPYALGPAEALGVADPFTAGVSNMWRDTPAPYGPVFLEIGSWLTGVAGTNVAVGVLLQRLVALVGFGLIVWALPRLARRYGVAPGTALWLGAANPLVLFHLVAGAHNEALGIGLMLAGLELGMRRLAVRVKGEPPPPWVRGEFTFIVLGAAVISLAAMVKIHAIVALGFFGVMIARRARGRLTDLAAAAALMLAVFVAVTLAVSFGTGLGLGWVGALETPSKVWSWLSPVAELGQLGGVLGIVLGLGNHTGSVIAILGLLGYGVAGAVTLKFLWDSFHWRYRPIIGLGVSLGAFMMLHVSMQPWWLLWAVVPLAAAAGTSRFRNAATVVSAALALLIPPTGSPFDNRSYLLHQAFVAAVIVVALMVLIAWRRSPMLLRRPGRPDVPHTGGRPTAES, from the coding sequence ATGACGCGATCACCGGTGGATCCGGGACTGACGGACCCGCTCGACGCCGACGAGACCCGGGCGCTGTCGGTGACGCGTCGCTTCGGCATCATCGGAGCGCTGCTGCTGGCGTTCGGTTCTCTCGGCTCGGGCGCGGCGCCGATCCTCAACCCGGTGCTGGAGATCCCCGTCCTCCGGCTGTTCACGCGCATCCCCACCGTGTCGGTCGCGATCGCGTTCACCGGCATGGGAATGATGGTCATCGCCTGGCTGTGGCTGGGGCGCTTCGCCAGACCCGGGCGCGACCGGGTCGCGAGCCAGGGCCAGGTGTCGCGCACGCTCGTCACCTGGACGTTGCCGCTGCTGGCCATCCCGCCGCTGTTCTCCCGCGACGTCTACAGCTACCTCGCGCAGAGCGAGATCGTGCGGCGCGGCTTCGACCCCTACGCCCTCGGCCCCGCCGAGGCGCTCGGGGTCGCCGATCCGTTCACGGCGGGCGTGTCGAACATGTGGCGCGACACCCCCGCGCCGTACGGGCCGGTGTTCCTCGAGATCGGGAGCTGGCTGACCGGGGTCGCGGGCACGAACGTCGCCGTCGGCGTCCTGCTGCAACGCCTCGTGGCGCTCGTCGGGTTCGGCCTCATCGTGTGGGCGCTGCCCCGGCTGGCGCGCCGCTACGGCGTCGCCCCCGGCACCGCGCTGTGGCTGGGCGCGGCGAACCCGCTCGTGCTGTTCCACCTGGTGGCGGGAGCGCACAACGAGGCACTCGGCATCGGGCTCATGCTCGCGGGTCTCGAACTCGGCATGCGACGCCTCGCCGTCCGCGTCAAGGGAGAACCGCCGCCACCGTGGGTCCGCGGCGAGTTCACCTTCATCGTGCTCGGCGCGGCGGTGATCTCCCTCGCGGCGATGGTGAAGATCCATGCGATCGTGGCGCTCGGGTTCTTCGGCGTCATGATCGCGCGCCGCGCGCGTGGGAGACTCACCGACCTCGCCGCCGCGGCCGCGCTCATGCTCGCCGTCTTCGTGGCGGTCACGCTGGCCGTCAGCTTCGGCACCGGCCTCGGGCTCGGGTGGGTCGGCGCCCTGGAAACGCCGTCGAAGGTGTGGAGCTGGCTGTCCCCCGTCGCCGAACTGGGCCAGCTCGGCGGTGTGCTCGGCATCGTGCTCGGCCTCGGCAACCACACCGGCTCCGTGATCGCGATCCTCGGCCTGCTGGGCTACGGCGTGGCGGGCGCGGTGACGTTGAAGTTCCTCTGGGACAGCTTCCACTGGCGTTACCGGCCGATCATCGGCCTCGGTGTCTCGCTCGGCGCCTTCATGATGCTGCACGTGTCGATGCAACCGTGGTGGCTGCTGTGGGCCGTGGTCCCGCTCGCGGCCGCGGCGGGGACGTCGCGCTTCCGCAACGCCGCGACCGTGGTGAGTGCCGCGCTCGCCCTGCTGATCCCGCCCACGGGGAGCCCGTTCGACAACCGTTCGTATCTGCTCCATCAGGCGTTCGTCGCCGCGGTGATCGTCGTCGCGCTCATGGTGCTGATCGCGTGGCGGCGCTCGCCGATGCTGCTGCGCCGCCCCGGCAGACCGGACGTCCCTCACACCGGCGGTCGCCCGACGGCCGAGTCCTGA